The following proteins come from a genomic window of Triticum aestivum cultivar Chinese Spring chromosome 6A, IWGSC CS RefSeq v2.1, whole genome shotgun sequence:
- the LOC123130371 gene encoding putative homeobox-leucine zipper protein HOX26 — translation MSSASRESLEAEELVDTRLSLVIGAGSQPPPVQAPLLPPEAEGRVPGNTGRKKGEKWIVGGSTRQHGKRARAAHGGSDVDDGDDGGDAAGRARKKLRLTAEQAALLEKSFRAHNVLSHGEKQDLAGQLGLKPRQVEVWFQNRRARTKLKQTELDCELLRRWCERLSDDNARLRRELAETRAVLLVGGSKGSTLTGCPSCNRLA, via the exons ATGAGCAGCGCTAGTAGGGAGTCGCTGGAGGCGGAGGAGCTCGTCGACACAAGGCTGTCGCTCGTGATCGGTGCCGGGAGCCAACCGCCGCCGGTGCAGGCCCCTCTGCTACCGCCAGAGGCAGAGGGTCGTGTGCCGGGAAATACTGGAAGGAAGAAAGGGGAGAAGTGGATAGTAGGCGGTAGTACAAGGCAGCATGGCAAGAGGGCAAGGGCTGCGCACGGCGGCAGCGACGTCGACGATGGCGACGACGGAGGGGACGCAGCCGGCCGCGCGAGGAAGAAGCTCCGGCTCACCGCGGAGCAGGCGGCGCTGCTGGAGAAGAGCTTCCGCGCCCACAACGTCCTCTCCCAT GGTGAGAAGCAGGATCTTGCGGGGCAGCTTGGGTTGAAGCCGAGGCAGGTGGAGGTGTGGTTCCAGAACAGGAGGGCGCGGACCAAGCTCAAGCAGACGGAGCTCGACTGCGAGCTGCTGCGCCGGTGGTGCGAGCGTCTCAGCGACGACAACGCGCGGCTCCGGCGAGAGCTCGCCGAGACACGCGCGGTCCTCCTCGTCGGCGGTTCAAAGGGCTCGACGCTCACGGGGTGTCCGTCCTGCAACAGGCTCGCCTAG